The following proteins come from a genomic window of Aquimarina sp. MAR_2010_214:
- a CDS encoding DUF2891 domain-containing protein: MYRIFFLISILVLLGCNTNVDTQKQPSKDVKTEEPKENPIEQPLQLTFEQANTLVELPLACLQVEYPNKLGQTLGGKENIGEPHVLHPTFYGCFDWHSSVHGHWSLVKLLKTFPDLEKKEEAKTKLLQNMSKKNIEEEIKYFEGKHNKSYERTYGWAWLLKLAEELHTWDDPLARELEQNLQPLTALIVQRYIDFLPKLKYPIRVGEHTNTAFGLSFAWDYANTLEDQKLKDLIETRAREFYANDQGCPIGWEPSGYDFLSPCFEEMDVMRRVLNKEQFDSWVSTFMPQLKAKNFTINVGEVSDRTDGKLVHLDGLNFSRAWVLYGLAKQYKEYAHLFSVANTHVNYSLPNLVGDSYEGGHWLGSFAIYTLDVNTK; this comes from the coding sequence ATGTACCGAATATTTTTTCTGATTTCTATACTTGTTCTGTTAGGTTGTAACACCAATGTTGATACACAAAAACAACCTTCTAAAGATGTGAAAACTGAAGAACCAAAAGAGAACCCGATAGAACAACCTTTACAACTCACATTCGAGCAAGCCAATACATTGGTAGAATTACCATTAGCTTGCTTGCAAGTAGAATACCCTAATAAACTGGGACAAACGCTAGGAGGGAAAGAAAATATCGGAGAACCTCACGTATTACATCCTACTTTCTATGGTTGTTTTGACTGGCATTCTTCAGTCCATGGGCATTGGTCATTAGTGAAATTATTAAAAACATTTCCCGATCTGGAAAAAAAGGAAGAAGCGAAAACCAAATTACTTCAAAATATGTCTAAGAAGAATATTGAAGAAGAAATCAAATATTTTGAAGGAAAACATAACAAATCATACGAGAGAACATACGGTTGGGCCTGGTTGCTCAAACTGGCCGAAGAACTACATACCTGGGATGACCCGTTAGCAAGAGAATTAGAACAAAACCTACAACCTCTAACAGCACTCATCGTGCAACGGTATATTGATTTTCTTCCAAAACTAAAATACCCAATTAGAGTAGGAGAGCATACAAATACTGCATTCGGATTATCCTTTGCCTGGGATTATGCAAATACCTTAGAGGATCAAAAACTAAAAGACCTTATCGAAACCAGAGCAAGAGAATTTTATGCCAATGATCAAGGTTGCCCTATTGGTTGGGAGCCCAGTGGTTATGATTTTCTTTCTCCTTGTTTTGAAGAAATGGATGTAATGAGAAGAGTACTAAACAAAGAACAATTTGATAGTTGGGTTTCTACTTTTATGCCTCAACTTAAAGCCAAAAACTTTACCATTAATGTAGGAGAAGTGTCTGATCGTACCGATGGAAAATTGGTTCATTTAGATGGACTTAATTTTAGTAGAGCATGGGTGTTATATGGGCTTGCCAAACAGTATAAAGAGTATGCACATCTTTTTTCGGTAGCAAATACACATGTGAACTATTCTTTGCCTAACCTGGTTGGGGATAGTTATGAAGGAGGGCATTGGTTAGGATCATTTGCTATCTATACACTTGATGTTAATACAAAATAA
- a CDS encoding YifB family Mg chelatase-like AAA ATPase, which produces MLTKVFGSAVFGVEATSITVEVNIDKGIGYHLVGLPDNAIRESSYRIAAALQNNGYKLPGKKITINMAPADLRKEGSAYDLTLALGILAASSQIKGNDISEYLIMGELSLDGSLQPIKGALPIAIKAREEGFKGFILPKQNAKEAAIVDHLEVYGVENIKEVIDYFDEKGELERTIVDTREEFYTALDNPEFDFADVKGQESIKRCMEIAAAGGHNIILVGPPGSGKTMLSKRLPSILPPMSLQEALETTKIHSVVGRIKDHVGLMAQRPFRSPHHTISNVALVGGGSYPQPGEISLSHNGVLFLDELPEFKREVLEVMRQPLEDREVTISRAKFTVTYPSSFMLVASMNPSPGGYFNDPNAPVTSSPAEMQRYLSKISGPLLDRIDIHIEVTPVPFDKLSEERRGESSVEIRKRVIKARDIQTQRFTELQNIHYNAQMGVKQIREYCALDTASKELLKTAMERLNLSARAYDRILKVSRTIADLEGAETIQGYHISEAIQYRSLDRDGWLG; this is translated from the coding sequence ATGCTAACAAAAGTTTTTGGGAGTGCTGTTTTTGGGGTCGAAGCAACATCCATTACAGTCGAGGTGAATATTGATAAAGGGATAGGGTATCATCTCGTAGGGTTACCAGACAATGCAATACGAGAAAGTAGTTATCGTATAGCAGCTGCTTTACAGAATAATGGGTATAAATTGCCAGGCAAAAAAATTACAATTAATATGGCGCCTGCAGATTTAAGAAAAGAAGGGTCAGCCTATGATCTTACTCTAGCGCTAGGGATTCTTGCTGCAAGTTCACAAATCAAAGGAAACGATATTTCAGAGTATTTAATTATGGGGGAATTATCCTTGGATGGAAGTCTGCAACCCATTAAAGGAGCCTTGCCTATTGCAATCAAAGCACGCGAAGAAGGATTTAAAGGGTTTATACTTCCAAAACAAAATGCTAAAGAAGCAGCAATAGTTGACCATCTGGAAGTGTACGGAGTAGAAAATATCAAAGAAGTAATCGATTATTTTGATGAAAAAGGAGAGCTAGAACGAACAATAGTAGACACGCGAGAAGAGTTTTATACAGCATTGGATAACCCTGAGTTTGATTTTGCAGATGTAAAAGGGCAAGAAAGTATAAAACGATGTATGGAGATTGCTGCTGCAGGAGGACATAATATCATATTAGTAGGCCCGCCAGGAAGTGGTAAAACCATGTTGAGTAAAAGATTACCCAGTATTTTACCACCGATGTCATTACAAGAAGCTCTCGAAACAACAAAAATACATAGTGTAGTAGGGCGTATTAAAGATCATGTGGGATTAATGGCGCAACGTCCCTTTCGTAGTCCACATCATACGATATCTAATGTGGCATTGGTAGGTGGTGGAAGTTACCCGCAACCAGGAGAAATTTCACTATCTCATAACGGAGTATTGTTCTTAGATGAATTACCAGAATTTAAAAGAGAAGTGCTTGAAGTAATGCGCCAGCCTCTTGAGGATAGAGAGGTAACGATCTCTAGAGCAAAATTTACCGTGACATACCCATCCAGTTTTATGTTGGTTGCCAGTATGAACCCAAGCCCAGGAGGATATTTTAATGACCCAAATGCACCTGTAACCTCTTCCCCAGCAGAGATGCAGCGTTACCTTAGTAAAATTTCAGGCCCATTATTAGACAGAATAGATATTCATATAGAAGTTACCCCCGTACCTTTTGATAAGCTTAGTGAAGAAAGGCGAGGAGAATCTAGTGTTGAAATAAGAAAACGAGTGATAAAAGCACGAGATATACAGACTCAAAGATTCACAGAGTTACAAAATATTCATTACAATGCACAGATGGGAGTGAAACAGATTCGGGAATATTGTGCCTTGGATACCGCTTCAAAAGAATTACTAAAAACCGCTATGGAACGACTAAACCTTTCTGCTAGAGCATATGATCGAATTCTAAAAGTATCCCGAACTATTGCAGATCTTGAAGGCGCAGAAACCATCCAGGGCTATCATATTTCTGAAGCAATACAATATAGAAGTCTGGATCGTGATGGATGGTTGGGATGA
- a CDS encoding aspartate kinase, giving the protein MKILKFGGTSVGSVENLGIVKEILISDQENKVVVCSAMSGVTDQLIRLVENVKFNDVDAITRNLHRLESKHSDVIDELIEDQETRNILKDGLSIMITEMFEISSQEYSEVINSKLITYGETLLTYIFSGYLSSVGIPNVLLDAKEFMCVESVENPNIDKVSEKLHKIIENGIESSLYITQGFVCRDEVGQISHLKRGGSDYTATIIGAALNASEVQIWTDIDGLHNNDPRYVEETHPISHLTYNEAAELAYFGAKILHPQTVSPVVGKDIPVLLKNTFDPEAPGTVISNKTYQKGLKAISAKDGITAIKIKSNRMLMAHGYLRRIFEVFDNYNTSIDMITTSEIAISLTIDDTNNLDEIVKEIEAYAEITVEQDHSIICIVGESVINDKNSYKLFEILNFIPVRMVSYGGSNNNISILVDTKDKIPTLKFLNKKLFQTPLEAVV; this is encoded by the coding sequence ATGAAAATTTTAAAATTTGGAGGAACTTCTGTAGGATCTGTTGAGAATCTTGGTATAGTAAAGGAAATTTTGATTTCAGATCAAGAAAATAAAGTTGTCGTTTGTTCTGCAATGTCTGGTGTTACAGATCAGTTAATTCGTCTGGTTGAAAATGTGAAATTTAATGATGTTGATGCTATTACAAGAAATTTACATCGATTAGAAAGTAAACACAGTGATGTTATTGATGAGCTAATCGAAGATCAGGAAACAAGAAATATTCTTAAAGATGGCTTGTCTATAATGATTACAGAAATGTTCGAGATCTCTAGTCAAGAATATTCAGAGGTTATTAATTCTAAGCTTATTACCTATGGAGAAACGCTCTTAACATATATTTTCTCAGGCTATCTAAGTTCAGTCGGAATACCTAATGTTTTATTAGATGCAAAGGAATTTATGTGTGTAGAGTCTGTTGAAAATCCAAACATAGATAAGGTTAGCGAAAAACTACATAAAATAATAGAGAATGGGATTGAGTCTTCATTGTATATTACCCAAGGATTTGTATGTAGAGATGAGGTAGGACAAATTAGTCATTTAAAAAGAGGAGGAAGTGACTATACAGCTACAATTATCGGAGCGGCATTAAATGCTTCCGAAGTACAAATATGGACAGATATAGATGGGTTACATAATAATGATCCCAGATATGTTGAAGAAACACATCCGATTTCTCACCTAACCTATAATGAAGCGGCAGAATTGGCATATTTCGGAGCTAAAATTCTTCATCCACAAACCGTTTCTCCAGTAGTGGGTAAAGATATACCGGTACTTCTTAAAAATACATTTGATCCCGAAGCTCCAGGAACCGTAATCTCTAATAAAACCTATCAAAAAGGATTAAAGGCAATTTCTGCAAAAGATGGAATTACAGCAATTAAGATCAAGTCGAATCGAATGTTGATGGCTCATGGGTATCTAAGAAGAATTTTTGAAGTCTTTGATAATTACAATACTTCAATTGATATGATAACAACTTCAGAGATTGCTATATCATTAACAATTGACGATACTAATAACCTTGATGAAATTGTAAAAGAAATTGAAGCATACGCAGAAATAACAGTAGAGCAAGATCATAGCATTATATGTATAGTAGGAGAATCAGTTATCAATGATAAAAATTCATATAAACTTTTTGAAATTTTGAATTTCATTCCTGTGCGTATGGTATCCTATGGAGGAAGTAATAATAATATATCTATTTTGGTAGATACCAAAGATAAAATACCAACACTAAAGTTTTTAAATAAAAAACTGTTTCAAACACCTTTAGAAGCAGTTGTATAA
- a CDS encoding M13 family metallopeptidase — translation MSIKMKNAYFLAAFVLAFVSCKNETKNSDSESEAVAEVKKVPGIALENMDTDVSPKEDFYNYVNGSWMKNTKIPDDRTSWGGFGVLRKSTDQDVLDILAKAKKSGKYGADTDQAKALAIFDTKLDTIARNEAGIKPLQPAFDDIASIKNLTDLQTVLAKNPSVSSPFMGIGIQADLNNSAMNAVYLGANGLGLPDRDYYLDQDDKSKEIREEYKKHIVKMLQILGDSESDATASASKILELETKLAEPRLDKVERRDARNYNNPRTIAEADKILSAIDFSKLISDLGVTKKFDTIIIAQLRYTKALDGFLKNTPIEDLKTLVRWDTFNSATNQLTTDIEKINWEFYSKYLRGQKEQRPADERALAVVNGTVGEALGQLYVDEKFPPEAKAKAEKMIANVIDAYKARIQNLDWMGDETKTKAIEKLNKFTVKIGYPDKWEDYSKMEVSANKTYFENMVAVNKWATDKNYEDIGEPVDKTKWGMSPQTVNAYFNPLNNEIVFPAAILQPPFYNYTADEAVNYGGIGAVIGHEISHAFDDSGARFDADGNLKNWWTEDDLKAFTERGDALAEQYSALEVLDSVFVNGKFTLGENIGDLGGVLGAYDGLQKFLAENGRPEDIDGFTAEQRFFMSWATVWRTLVRDDALRTQIKTDPHSPGKIRAVQPLLNVPAFYEAFDIKEGDKMYLAPEKRVNIW, via the coding sequence ATGAGTATAAAAATGAAAAATGCTTACTTTTTAGCAGCATTTGTTCTCGCTTTTGTAAGTTGTAAAAATGAAACAAAGAATAGTGATAGCGAAAGTGAAGCTGTGGCTGAAGTAAAAAAGGTTCCTGGGATAGCTCTAGAAAATATGGATACAGATGTGAGTCCTAAAGAAGATTTCTATAACTATGTTAATGGGAGTTGGATGAAAAACACAAAAATTCCTGATGATCGTACTAGTTGGGGGGGATTTGGAGTTCTGCGTAAGTCTACAGATCAGGATGTGTTAGATATTTTAGCAAAAGCTAAAAAAAGTGGAAAATATGGTGCAGATACAGATCAGGCAAAGGCACTAGCTATTTTTGATACAAAACTAGATACAATAGCAAGAAACGAGGCTGGTATAAAACCATTACAGCCTGCATTTGATGATATTGCATCAATTAAAAATTTAACCGATTTACAAACGGTACTGGCGAAAAACCCTTCAGTTTCTTCACCATTTATGGGTATCGGTATTCAAGCAGATCTAAATAACAGTGCAATGAATGCTGTATATTTAGGAGCAAACGGATTAGGGTTACCTGATCGTGATTATTATTTAGATCAGGATGATAAGTCAAAAGAGATTCGTGAGGAATACAAAAAGCATATTGTTAAAATGCTACAAATATTGGGAGACTCAGAATCTGATGCTACTGCTTCAGCAAGTAAAATTCTTGAGCTTGAAACCAAATTGGCAGAGCCAAGATTAGATAAAGTAGAAAGAAGAGATGCTCGTAACTATAATAACCCTAGAACAATAGCAGAAGCAGATAAGATCTTATCTGCTATTGATTTCAGTAAATTGATCAGTGATCTTGGTGTTACCAAAAAGTTTGATACTATAATTATTGCTCAATTACGTTATACTAAGGCATTAGATGGATTCTTAAAGAATACACCTATCGAAGATTTAAAAACTTTGGTAAGATGGGATACTTTTAATAGTGCGACCAATCAATTAACTACAGATATAGAAAAAATTAATTGGGAGTTTTACAGTAAGTACCTAAGAGGTCAGAAAGAACAACGTCCTGCTGATGAGAGAGCTTTGGCAGTAGTTAATGGTACTGTAGGAGAGGCTTTAGGACAATTGTATGTAGATGAAAAATTTCCGCCAGAGGCTAAGGCAAAAGCAGAAAAAATGATCGCCAATGTAATCGATGCTTATAAAGCACGTATTCAGAATTTGGATTGGATGGGAGATGAAACTAAAACAAAAGCCATCGAAAAACTAAATAAATTTACAGTTAAAATAGGTTATCCAGATAAGTGGGAGGATTATTCTAAAATGGAAGTATCTGCAAATAAAACTTATTTTGAAAATATGGTAGCTGTAAATAAGTGGGCTACAGATAAAAACTACGAGGATATAGGAGAGCCAGTTGATAAAACAAAATGGGGGATGTCGCCGCAAACGGTTAATGCATATTTTAATCCACTTAATAATGAAATCGTATTTCCTGCAGCAATACTTCAACCTCCATTCTATAATTACACTGCAGATGAAGCGGTTAATTACGGAGGAATTGGAGCAGTGATAGGTCATGAAATATCTCATGCTTTTGATGATTCTGGAGCTCGTTTTGATGCAGATGGAAATCTTAAAAACTGGTGGACAGAAGATGATCTTAAGGCTTTTACAGAAAGAGGAGATGCACTAGCAGAGCAGTATAGTGCTTTAGAAGTACTAGATAGTGTATTTGTAAATGGTAAATTTACATTAGGTGAGAATATTGGAGATTTAGGAGGAGTATTAGGAGCATATGATGGACTTCAGAAGTTTTTAGCAGAAAATGGTAGACCAGAAGATATCGATGGATTTACTGCAGAACAACGTTTCTTTATGTCTTGGGCTACGGTATGGCGTACTTTAGTGCGTGATGATGCTTTAAGAACTCAAATAAAAACAGATCCACATTCTCCAGGTAAAATACGAGCTGTACAACCTTTATTAAATGTTCCTGCATTTTATGAAGCATTTGATATTAAAGAAGGAGATAAAATGTATTTAGCACCAGAAAAACGAGTGAATATTTGGTAA
- a CDS encoding RES family NAD+ phosphorylase, protein MRVYRIAKQKYIKDLTGIGAKTVGGRWNPKGVAVLYTSTTAALSALEVLAHLPAAYFPDDMSIATIEVPDTLITTIDIEKIPEDWNKIPVPIEIQNFAMQWIVEEEFLGLKVPSIIIPKEKNLLVNPMHPEFDKVKLLDIEPFCFDTRLLK, encoded by the coding sequence ATGCGAGTATATCGAATAGCTAAACAAAAATACATAAAAGATCTTACCGGAATAGGGGCAAAAACAGTAGGAGGAAGATGGAACCCTAAAGGAGTTGCTGTATTGTATACTAGTACTACAGCTGCCCTTTCGGCTCTCGAAGTACTTGCTCATTTACCTGCAGCATATTTTCCAGATGATATGTCGATTGCTACAATAGAAGTACCTGATACATTGATTACCACAATTGATATAGAAAAAATACCAGAAGATTGGAATAAAATCCCTGTGCCTATTGAGATTCAGAATTTTGCAATGCAATGGATCGTTGAAGAAGAGTTTCTAGGACTTAAAGTACCCAGTATTATAATCCCAAAAGAAAAAAACCTTCTTGTAAACCCTATGCATCCAGAGTTTGATAAGGTAAAACTTCTAGATATTGAACCATTTTGTTTTGATACGCGTTTATTAAAATAA
- a CDS encoding antitoxin Xre-like helix-turn-helix domain-containing protein — MSAVSPLDFDSFENKGLLRYLNIDIPLRNMYDFIELSRNGIDKKALLHLAKTIGYDLKELAQILHISERTIQRYDLNKKLGTEASARVLQLAKLYAKGENIFGDLSRFKNWMGHPSVALAMKKPKELLDTTFGFQLLNEELVRIEHGIFA, encoded by the coding sequence ATGAGCGCAGTATCTCCATTAGATTTTGATAGTTTTGAAAATAAAGGCTTATTACGATACCTTAATATAGACATCCCTTTACGTAACATGTATGATTTTATTGAACTATCAAGAAATGGTATAGATAAAAAGGCATTGTTACATCTTGCTAAAACTATTGGTTATGACCTTAAAGAATTGGCACAAATACTGCATATATCTGAACGTACTATCCAGCGTTATGATTTAAATAAAAAATTAGGAACAGAAGCTAGTGCTAGAGTATTACAATTGGCAAAACTATATGCCAAAGGAGAAAATATTTTTGGTGACCTTTCTCGTTTTAAAAATTGGATGGGACATCCAAGTGTGGCGTTAGCCATGAAAAAACCAAAAGAATTATTAGATACTACGTTTGGTTTTCAGTTACTTAATGAAGAATTAGTTAGAATAGAACATGGAATTTTTGCCTAA
- a CDS encoding ATP-binding protein — protein sequence MARISWFKSEAARYTFYGISFGFAFPILATSIDIARLDLEFSWQSIIYVQRNFPIHYIIDTAPLFLGLFAMFGGRNLDKLKEKNQQILKTSKFKQEFLANMSHEIRTPMVGVIGMIDLLFNTTKLNDLQKEYVTTIHQSSHNLLEILNQILDLSKMEEGKFDLSPTPINFKELIHQNVNLFLATATAKKINLIPKYSEKLPQNIMADGNRLTQIISNLIGNAIKFTNGGEVQIHTSTVSKKNDHLIIKVEVIDSGVGISKKDQETLFNRFSQFNEASIIAGEGSGLGLSICKKLVDLMEGKLGVKSELGKGSIFWFTFKTNTSNIPILIKENKTPKHIKNHQYNLHVLLVEDSETNILVSQQILKYLGCTADIAKTGKQAFNMFKEDNYDLILMDINLPELNGVQTCNLIREKYKKVPPIIALTSNALPGDAERFIAKGLDDYITKPFTTEILNIKLKDWFGDHYEYH from the coding sequence ATGGCACGAATATCATGGTTCAAATCTGAAGCGGCTAGATATACATTTTATGGAATATCTTTTGGGTTTGCGTTCCCTATTCTAGCCACAAGTATTGATATTGCTAGACTTGACCTTGAATTCTCGTGGCAATCCATAATCTATGTACAAAGAAATTTCCCTATTCATTATATTATAGATACAGCTCCCCTATTTTTAGGTCTATTTGCTATGTTTGGGGGTAGAAATCTAGATAAACTAAAAGAAAAAAATCAACAAATCTTAAAAACATCAAAATTTAAACAAGAATTCCTTGCCAATATGAGTCATGAAATCAGAACTCCTATGGTTGGTGTCATAGGTATGATTGATTTACTTTTTAACACTACAAAACTTAATGATCTTCAAAAAGAATATGTTACTACAATTCATCAATCCTCGCATAATTTATTAGAAATTCTAAATCAGATTTTGGATTTATCAAAAATGGAAGAAGGAAAATTTGATTTATCACCTACTCCTATTAATTTTAAAGAGCTAATTCATCAAAATGTAAATCTTTTTTTGGCCACTGCTACTGCTAAAAAAATTAATCTGATTCCTAAATATTCTGAAAAATTACCTCAAAATATTATGGCAGACGGTAATCGCTTAACTCAAATTATTTCTAACCTTATTGGCAATGCTATAAAATTTACTAATGGCGGAGAGGTACAAATACATACTTCAACAGTATCTAAAAAAAATGATCATTTAATCATTAAAGTAGAGGTCATCGATTCTGGTGTTGGTATTAGTAAAAAAGATCAGGAAACACTTTTTAATCGCTTCAGTCAATTTAACGAAGCATCAATTATAGCAGGTGAAGGAAGTGGGTTAGGGCTCTCTATATGTAAAAAATTAGTAGATCTAATGGAAGGGAAACTTGGTGTAAAAAGTGAGCTTGGAAAAGGCAGTATTTTTTGGTTTACTTTTAAAACAAATACCTCCAACATACCAATACTAATTAAAGAAAATAAAACTCCTAAACATATAAAAAATCATCAATATAATTTACATGTATTGTTAGTAGAAGATTCTGAAACCAATATATTAGTATCACAACAAATTTTAAAGTATCTCGGTTGTACAGCAGATATAGCAAAAACTGGAAAACAAGCGTTCAACATGTTTAAAGAAGATAATTATGATCTTATTTTAATGGACATTAATCTCCCAGAACTTAATGGTGTTCAAACTTGTAATCTAATTCGTGAAAAATATAAAAAAGTACCTCCAATAATTGCACTAACCTCTAATGCTTTACCTGGTGATGCAGAACGCTTTATTGCCAAAGGCTTGGATGATTATATCACCAAACCCTTCACTACAGAAATTTTAAACATTAAACTCAAAGACTGGTTCGGAGATCATTACGAGTACCATTAA
- a CDS encoding carboxypeptidase-like regulatory domain-containing protein, translating to MNKKSIFFHKRHATFLLFILLTISYSGYIQAFTYFQDDAQKNTNYNEYKGYILDSETNRPLISASIAVNETNISTVTNDEGKFSLKVPENMANGKITASYLGYRDKVIMLSKFNGKELKIKLNVSVTELSEVNIDPKDPKALIEEVIKRKGSNYLNENSIMTAFYRETIKKRRSYVSLSEAVVDVYKNPYESTKTDIIKLFKARKSADYKKLDTLTLKLQGGPNSTLYIDVMKKPEILFTQNMTDNYDFSFDKSTKIHDQYIYVLNFKQRPHIKEPLYYGKLYIDAETLAMTKAVFSLNMGNKEEVSKMFVRKKPKKAKVYPTKASYTIDYRQKDGKWYYSYGRIDLVIKINWKKKLFNSTYKLNVEMAVTDWKKNINNETVRPRDRLKSSVVISDEASGFSDPVFWGEYNVIEPEKSIESAIKKIKRQLRKLN from the coding sequence ATGAATAAAAAGAGTATTTTTTTTCACAAAAGACATGCCACTTTTCTATTGTTTATTTTACTAACTATCTCATACTCTGGCTATATACAAGCATTCACTTATTTTCAGGATGATGCTCAAAAAAACACCAATTATAATGAGTATAAAGGATATATATTAGATAGTGAGACTAATCGCCCTCTGATATCAGCATCTATTGCAGTAAATGAAACTAATATCTCTACAGTTACGAATGATGAAGGGAAATTTTCATTGAAAGTTCCTGAAAATATGGCTAATGGTAAAATAACAGCTTCTTACCTTGGATATAGAGACAAGGTAATTATGCTATCAAAATTTAATGGTAAAGAATTAAAAATAAAACTTAATGTCTCTGTCACTGAATTATCAGAAGTAAATATTGATCCAAAAGATCCAAAAGCACTTATAGAAGAAGTAATAAAGAGAAAAGGGAGTAATTATCTTAATGAAAACAGTATTATGACTGCTTTTTATCGAGAGACTATCAAAAAACGTAGAAGCTATGTTTCACTTTCTGAGGCTGTAGTAGATGTTTACAAAAATCCTTATGAGTCTACAAAAACAGATATCATTAAGCTTTTTAAAGCTAGAAAAAGTGCCGATTATAAAAAATTAGATACACTAACATTAAAATTACAAGGCGGACCTAACAGTACACTTTATATTGATGTAATGAAAAAACCTGAGATTCTTTTTACCCAAAATATGACGGATAATTATGATTTTAGTTTTGATAAGTCCACAAAAATTCATGATCAATATATTTATGTGTTGAATTTTAAACAACGTCCACACATAAAAGAACCTTTATACTATGGAAAATTGTATATCGATGCCGAAACATTAGCAATGACCAAAGCAGTCTTTAGTCTTAATATGGGTAATAAAGAAGAGGTTAGTAAAATGTTTGTTAGAAAAAAACCAAAAAAAGCAAAAGTATACCCCACTAAAGCATCATATACTATTGATTATCGTCAAAAGGATGGGAAATGGTATTATAGTTATGGACGTATTGATCTTGTTATAAAAATCAACTGGAAAAAGAAGTTATTTAATTCAACTTATAAACTAAATGTAGAAATGGCGGTGACCGATTGGAAAAAGAATATCAATAATGAAACTGTTAGGCCAAGAGACCGGTTAAAATCTTCTGTCGTAATAAGTGATGAAGCTTCTGGGTTTTCTGATCCTGTATTCTGGGGTGAATATAATGTTATAGAACCAGAAAAATCTATTGAATCAGCAATCAAAAAAATAAAAAGACAACTGCGGAAATTAAACTAA